Proteins found in one Sorghum bicolor cultivar BTx623 chromosome 1, Sorghum_bicolor_NCBIv3, whole genome shotgun sequence genomic segment:
- the LOC8059243 gene encoding pentatricopeptide repeat-containing protein At4g18840: MGRGAGPSSWLAAVATAATPSFRAAHALLLTSGHLSSRASANSLLRAAPSPSACALILRLLLLHRFRPDHISLSFSLHSCARAVTTTRNPLTALFHSLALRLGHARDVYVANAAISSYFAASDVASADRLFAELSADDVADVVTWTTMVTGHANATNLQRARHFFDAMPDRNVVSWNAMLGAYASAGMLSQARDLFDAMPQRNAATWSSMLTGLVLSGRCGEALRVFHDMVRSGAVPNEPALVSVVSACAQLRSLEYGAWVHGYAEQELQGAMSVILASAIIDMYGKCGGIHSAVRVFAAMPVRNVYSWNAMIAGLAMNGGERQALSLLWKMQMAGVRPNDITFIGLLSACSHSGLVNEGRRLFDSMIEDFGIQPVQHHYGLMVDLIGRSGRVKEALFFVKSMPVEPHPGLWGALASACKMHGEVELGEEVAKKLIELEPRHGSRYILLSNLYGSANRWDDMAFVRKILKRRKVPKGTGNAVVGMTLTSSMSND; the protein is encoded by the coding sequence ATGGGGAGAGGGGCCGGGCCTTCCTCCTGGCTCGCCGCCGTGGCCACTGCCGCAACACCAAGCTTCCGCGCCGCCCACGCCCTCCTCCTCACCTCCGGCCACCTCTCCTCCcgcgcctccgccaactcccTCCTCCGCGCCGCCCCATCCCCCTCCGCCTGCGCGCTCATCCTACGCCTCCTTCTCCTCCACCGCTTCCGACCCGACCACatctccctctccttctccctCCACTCCTGCGCCCGCGCCGTCACCACCACCCGCAACCCGCTCACCGCCCTCTTCCACTCGCTCGCCCTCAGGCTCGGCCACGCCCGCGACGTCTACGTCGCCAACGCCGCCATCTCTTCCTACTTCGCCGCCTCCGACGTCGCCTCTGCCGACCGCCTCTTCGCCGAGCTCTCCGCTGACGACGTCGCCGACGTCGTCACCTGGACCACCATGGTCACCGGCCATGCCAACGCCACCAATCTCCAGCGGGCGAGGCACTTCTTCGACGCCATGCCCGACCGCAACGTCGTTTCCTGGAACGCCATGCTGGGCGCCTACGCCAGCGCCGGAATGCTGTCCCAGGCGCGGGACCTGTTCGACGCGATGCCTCAAAGGAACGCCGCCACGTGGAGCTCTATGCTCACTGGGCTCGTCCTGTCGGGACGCTGCGGGGAGGCGCTCAGGGTGTTCCATGACATGGTCCGAAGCGGTGCCGTGCCCAATGAGCCCGCACTGGTTAGTGTGGTCTCCGCGTGCGCGCAGCTGCGGTCTCTTGAGTACGGCGCGTGGGTGCACGGATACGCCGAGCAGGAGCTGCAGGGGGCGATGAGTGTCATCCTCGCCTCCGCCATCATCGACATGTACGGGAAATGTGGGGGTATCCACAGTGCCGTCAGGGTATTCGCCGCGATGCCCGTGAGAAACGTCTACTCCTGGAACGCAATGATCGCTGGGCTCGCGATGAATGGTGGCGAGAGACAGGCCCTGTCGCTCTTATGGAAGATGCAGATGGCTGGTGTTCGACCGAATGACATAACTTTCATCGGGTTGCTCAGCGCTTGCTCCCACTCTGGACTTGTGAATGAGGGCCGCCGGTTGTTTGACAGTATGATCGAGGACTTTGGGATACAGCCAGTCCAACATCATTACGGTCTTATGGTTGATTTGATTGGCCGCTCTGGTCGTGTTAAGGAGGCCCTATTTTTCGTCAAGAGCATGCCTGTGGAACCTCACCCTGGCTTATGGGGCGCACTAGCTAGCGCCTGCAAGATGCATGGTGAGGTTGAGCTTGGTGAGGAGGTTGCCAAGAAGCTCATTGAGCTGGAGCCTCGGCATGGCAGCCGATACATCCTCCTGTCAAACTTGTATGGCTCTGCAAATCGATGGGATGACATGGCCTTTGTGCGCAAGATCCTCAAAAGGCGCAAGGTGCCCAAGGGCACTGGCAATGCAGTGGTTGGAATGACATTGACATCCAGTATGTCGAATGATTGA